The Humulus lupulus chromosome 3, drHumLupu1.1, whole genome shotgun sequence genome window below encodes:
- the LOC133823515 gene encoding probable glutamate carboxypeptidase AMP1, protein MAQLWSNHNTIFTAKPSPLATFISIIVLCILGFYTLHYVHSPSPLSSSQNALRFHQTFLSAASNDTVATYLRHLTMHPHVAGTQPSNETANYVLSHFKGLGLDAHSVPYKALLSYPTHSSLSLHFSNGTRADLPLSEWGGTRKIGVDGVVRPYHAYSPSGAVSHAKAVFVNLGRDEDYRLLGRVGVNVSGCVVLARRGNLPRFAVVEKAAAHGAAAVLLYTEGGGSGYRFRKGFERGTVMSGVGDPLSPGWAGVSGGESLSVDDADVSRRFPKIPSMPLSSEAAETILVSLGRAPVPAQWRKSVTSKVRRVGPGPTMVDFNYQGEKKVATIHDVFAVIRGLEEPDRYVLLGNHRDAWTYGAVDPNSGTAALLDIARRFARMRDLGWTPRRTLVFCSWDAEEFGMIGSTEWVEQNLGNLGSRAVAYLNVDCAVQGPGFNAGATPQLDNLLLEVLKKVKDPDLEGSTLYRNWADRDSQNVITRLGRVDSDFAAFVQHSGIPSIDLYYGRDFPVYHTAFDSYEWMTNYGDPLFQRHVAVAGVWGLLALRLADDSILPFNYCSYAEQLKGHTELLSKFLDGIGYLSPLTTSIQEFASVAKEIEIEIEAQMLREQESSTSELVTLKKRALNDRLMLTERGFLDTDGLDGKRWFKHLIYGPTNDLESELDFFPGIADAKLRSAGMNLRQRQALIQHEIWRVARAVQRATSALRGELS, encoded by the exons ATGGCTCAGCTTTGGTCCAATCACAATACCATATTCACTGCAAAGCCATCACCATTAGCCACCTTCATCTCCATCATCGTCCTCTGCATTCTGGGCTTTTACACACTGCATTACGTTCACTCTCCTTCACCACTCTCGAGTTCCCAAAATGCCCTCCGCTTTCACCAGACTTTCCTCTCCGCCGCCTCCAACGACACCGTCGCCACTTACCTACGCCACCTCACCATGCACCCTCACGTCGCCGGAACCCAACCCTCCAATGAAACCGCCAACTACGTCCTCAGCCACTTCAAGGGGCTGGGCCTCGACGCCCATTCCGTTCCTTACAAGGCCCTTCTCTCTTATCCTACGCACTCCTCCCTCTCCTTACATTTTAGCAACGGCACCCGCGCCGACCTTCCCCTTTCCGAGTGGGGTGGCACGCGAAAGATCGGAGTCGACGGCGTCGTTCGGCCGTACCACGCCTACTCGCCGTCTGGTGCGGTGTCGCACGCTAAGGCGGTGTTTGTGAACTTGGGCAGGGACGAGGACTATCGTCTGCTTGGACGGGTAGGGGTAAACGTTAGCGGGTGCGTAGTTTTGGCGAGGAGGGGGAATCTCCCGAGGTTCGCGGTGGTGGAGAAGGCGGCGGCGCACGGTGCGGCGGCCGTGCTATTGTACACCGAGGGTGGTGGCAGCGGATACCGGTTTAGGAAAGGGTTCGAGAGGGGCACGGTGATGAGTGGCGTGGGGGACCCACTCAGCCCTGGTTGGGCCGGGGTCAGTGGTGGCGAGAGTTTGAGCGTGGACGACGCCGATGTTTCTAGAAGGTTCCCGAAGATTCCATCCATGCCTTTGTCCTCTGAGGCCGCCGAAACCATATTGGTTTCGCTGGGCAGGGCACCGGTTCCGGCTCAATGGAGGAAATCGGTGACATCAAAGGTCCGACGTGTCGGTCCCGGTCCGACAATGGTGGACTTCAATTACCAG GGAGAGAAAAAGGTGGCAACAATTCATGATGTGTTTGCTGTGATAAGAGGATTAGAAGAGCCTGACCGGTATGTGTTGCTTGGTAACCATAGAGATGCATGGACATATGGGGCTGTTGATCCGAACAGCGGAACTGCGGCCTTACTGGACATTGCCCGTCGATTTGCTCGCATGAGGGATTTGGGATGGACCCCGCGAAGAACACTAGTTTTCTGCAGTTGGGATGCAGAAGAGTTTGGGATG ATCGGATCTACGGAGTGGGTTGAACAAAATCTTGGAAATCTGGGGTCCAGAGCTGTTGCATACCTTAATGTAGATTGTGCTGTTCAAGGACCTGGGTTCAATGCTGGGGCTACTCCTCAACTAGATAATCTCCTCCTTGAAGTCTTGAAGAAG GTCAAGGATCCTGATTTAGAGGGTTCCACCTTATACCGCAACTGGGCAGACAGAGATAGCCAGAATGTT ATAACCAGACTTGGAAGAGTCGATTCTGACTTTGCTGCATTTGTTCAACATTCTGGAATTCCATCTATAGACTTGTACTATGGAAGAG ATTTTCCTGTATATCACACTGCGTTTGATTCCTATGAgtggatgacaaattatggagaCCCTTTGTTCCAGCGCCATGTTGCTG TTGCTGGAGTGTGGGGTCTTCTAGCCCTTCGCCTTGCTGATGATTCAATTCTACCGTTCAACTATTGCTCTTATGCAGAGCAGCTAAAG GGCCACACAGAGCTTTTAAGCAAGTTTTTAGATGGTATTGGATATTTGTCTCCTCTAACTACATCAATCCAAGAATTTGCCTCTGTAGCCAAAgaaattgaaattgaaattgaAGCGCAG ATGCTGAGGGAACAAGAGAGTAGTACTAGTGAACTAGTCACTCTGAAGAAGCGGGCATTAAATGATCGGCTGATGCTCACTGAAAGAGGCTTCCTCGACACAGATGGACTTGATGGGAAGAGATGGTTCAAGCATCTT ATATATGGTCCTACTAATGACCTAGAAAGCGAACTAGACTTCTTTCCTGGTATAGCAGATGCAAAATTAAGGTCGGCTGGAATGAATTTGAGGCAGAGGCAGGCACTGATTCAGCATGAGATATGGAGGGTTGCTAGAGCCGTTCAAAGGGCTACCAGTGCCCTCAGAGGAGAGCTTTCTTGA